tttaaataattttaaatgcataaaaacttttttcgaGTTCCACAGATGTTATAagcgtatatttaaaatatggaatGTTATCTTCGTTCATATCCTCCAGCAAGCCATCTTTTGATATTTCTTTTCCttcaaaaacttttgaaataattttcatccactatttttatgtaaattagctaataatttattttgaattaacatccaaaaatattacatgctatacttcaattttatttttctcttccTCTATAACTTGTACAGTATTAGTaaggtatttttttgaagattCCAACCGTGTTATTGAATTTGGTTGTGGCACAAAGATTAATTtggtataaattacattacggACTTGTGATATGTGATAATATAAACCGATTATCACTGGCTGACGTGGTAAACGGATTACGGTTTTAGATGATAGACAATATACgtcattttctttattatctatacggAATAtggatacatattaaatataatcttgGGACAAAATTGTCTTTAAAGGAGAGAGAGAGGTGTTTGGACTCCATCGACCCTCCCCCTACTTAAGTCCCTAATAATATGATCagactttaaatatttaagcaacaataatgcaaaaatacccacaaaaattagaaacaaatcataaaatgcattaaaatacttaaagtagttgaaaagaaatattttaacacattttttttcttttaaaatattatgatctatTTACAGTGTAAATTTtacactattaatatttatactatagtctctaataatactaacaaaaaattaaaagatgctaaactttttattttaaagcatattattagtgtacggttattattaaaatggcaCAATCGATATCTCGTGTGTGAAGTTGggttacaaaataaatcataatttttttaaattaagcacCTAGCTaactgttaattaaattatgaaattaaacatttcacccaactttttattataaatgaagtaCCTAAAGATGccaatgaaatttatattattttcaccgatataataatgattgtatttttgtaagctagaaaaataaattcaaaataaaacaattaaaatattataaataattacgttttacaatttatctatggttaataatgtaaaaacacATTACCTAtcaaaacacataataaacaaaactaatcctgattttgattttttttcataacattgaattataataacacaaattatgctaattaattcataaaaatacctataacataataacacgATTCAAAATTAGAAGAAGCAACCAGGAATACGTTTTTCCAGTCTCTTCTAATAGTACGTTCCTGgttcctaataaataattaggtatttatattttcaagactgtatttttaagtatctatacataacataaattatttttgtaaacatgcaagcttagttttaaaatacatatgacAATCCTTACTCCGcgaataatgtaaaatgaaaaatacacgAAAACGGTGAGCATCAGGTGTATCAAGACTCCCTATTgattgtacatattaatattttaaaagtatacttaAGTAGTAAATTTTAACCCTTTTCAATGGATATGCagttcaaatgtttaaattggtACGACTTTCCTACCCCCATAAAATCAAACTTTCAAAGCCAAAAATACGTTTATCgagacatcatattatattatagttatcactaatcattataagattttcgaaacttttttttatgcatttaataatgatttttttttttatatattgcaaTAGACATAAAGATGATTAATGACTTAGagcattttgtatatttatctcgcgcatatatcttaaattacaaTGCgaactataaatacatttgtttcaTGATTCCTCAAGTTTAaatctgtaatattatgttacatttttacatttttatgtaaaacccatgataaaaattttaaatgtaataattctaTAGCTACTAACCTATCACCGTTTTCTTGTTTAACGATGTAATAacacatataggtacctttttTCTTCAGATCATAACTGACGACGCGTGACCAGTGTTGAATCCAGACAATTTCTCTGGGGAGCTCACTGAATGGTGATATAGTCAGTAGATAATTCCTATACTGGCAATAcgatataaaaacattgatataaataaattatattttattgaacaccATTAGGTGCGGTAATCGTAACGAGTATTgtgcatttaataaataagtacattttgttGAAAGTTGTATTTTTCAGGGGGTGTGAAAGAAATTTCAGGAGGGTCATTCGCCCCCTGAAGGATACCTGGATTCAACACTGCGCGTGATGCCGTGGTAAAGCTTTCgcaataccataatatacatatttattatattattatttgatattgatttatcatattaataaagtatgaacataatatcatcatattaatgaacttatatattatagcttaatGTTATTAGatacttttagtttttaaactataatcaaGATCAGGTACAGTCGTAcagattataatgttattaatttaatgtaagatgttcaaataatattaaaccattagataattataaatactagataaaaaaaaataatataaataaattcggCGGCTATATCACAGAATAGGTATATGGccatactaggtatatatttattataatacattgcaGTGTTTCCCAACCTTTTTTTACTCAACGCCcctttagatttaaaaaatctcaTACCACCCCCCCcctcaataaattttttcaaaaaatttacattttagtttttaataagctatttaattaaagaaaaaatataatttaacattttaatgctacaatttagttaattttatatttaaatacctactaataatatgaatattaataacataaatgatAGATGAGTGCCCCCCTTGGCCCCTTAGCGCCcccttcaaaataaaaatgcccacagataatttaatatagccGTGGatcatagaatatattaaaccACGGTTTAAGTATATCTTAAACCGTGTATTAAACACGCCATAGTTGAGGTGTGATAGGATATCACgaacaaatgaaaatattgttatctatATTGTTATCTTATCAGTGAGTGAtataaactgtttttattttacaattgtcTGCCGCatgaaaattagaatattattatacttgattaTAGTTTTCATAGTCTGCTGtctggtaggtacctactagcattagtaaattacttttactcacataagaatatataaattttgtagTGTGTAATGTGTTAAACAACTACTGTGTATTTAGTGTGTacagttttatttgaatttttataaaattaaattctctcTTTTCAAAATGAGCAGCAAAGTGGTAAATGAGAGTAGTATGTtctatattgatttttgtccAAACTGTTCAAACATTCTTCATTTGGACGAGTATATGGGCGAGATGAGACAAAAATGTCAAGTATGCCCATACTTCTCAGCAATCAAAAACATCATGCTTGCTTCCCGATCGTTTTACAaactaaaagtaaaactattcgttattatcatcaaaaaataCAGCACAGTCGAGTCTCGATTACTCGAATTTCGAGggaggtaaaaattaattcgacttatgtatttttcgagttacaaatattacattgaGTGATTAAGAATTCCTTAGGAACAAAAAGAAATTTGAGTTATCGAGACTCgactgtaaattatatttattgtcttTTCATATGTACGACATACTGATGATTCTCATGAAATcacttaatactaaaatatgaaaaatgttatttagtttAACAGATTGTATAGGTTAGTTAGTATTCAtggtttaaagttttattgaaaaatcaagCAAGGTTTGATTCAATGTAAAGTGTATCACTACTGAATTCTAAATTATCGATAAATTACCCATTCCTAAACTATTATTGAGCAAGAGATTAACAGATTTAAAATCTTAGTCTCATTTTAATGATCTCTTATTACTTTAATCCCATACATATcaacaaattaattcaaaaaataataatataccaacgACTTTAACCCATAAAAAATGTCTTGCTGATCTAGAAtttgtaacaatttttatacactCTAGATAGGTACTCTtgcaagtataattaatttcagttaATTACtgcattgttaatttttatcaattattttttactgtgatttaaaaatagaatgtcTGTTCCAtttgattttcttaaaaatatattataaaaaaaccatgaaatttttaaaaataaaaccgtaataatttatattttattgatttttttttatattaaaatctttttttttattcataataaaatattactatatttataatatagcaacaattatatatatatatatatgcataatataattacaaattaaacaaaatttgttatacaatttaatttaatttatgtttgatattaatgttttttatttaatattaagttattgatCCATGACTATGAAATTgtgatattagtatataatgtatttactatatttatattttataagattacCATTCTTCTCcatgtaattatgtattatagttattactattaaaatatttccagtCAAGAGTAGTGCAATTACTATGTATATGATACTTCTcttcaaatcatttaattaattattaatttataatgtaatcttAGTAGGTTGGTTACCAGCAAGTTGGTTtggtattcaaataatttttttttcagttgaaatttaaatttaagttttacctTTTACGTTTAGATGGCAATGCCAAAGATAAGTACTATACGCTGAATGCGCCTACAGAGTGCATCCTCCTGCTTCTCTCTGTTATCGAAACTGATTTCCCCATGGCAGACATTTGGGGTTGAGCAGAAAAACTGATTCTGGTCGCCACTCTCTCGGCATATTTAGTATAGTGTTTAAAACAGGCatgtcaaatattaattatcaactaGGCCAAAATATAGAACAAAATACTGTGAgccacacaaaaaaaaacctctaaataaaatattctataccaACTGctgagaaatatataatatacaaaatattacattatattataaaatatatatctctAACAGTTGcaacacaaaacaaaaatcatatatatttattttataatttttactttcacTTAACTTTCCAATATAATAGGTGATCCACAGGCTACAAAGCAAGACAAGAGCTATGTATGTAACATGCCTGGTCCAGAAACTGATAAGATATTTTACCAAGTCCTCAACTCAATCAAATATCTTCAAATCATTGTTAACCAATATTCAATGATTGTCATTGAACCAATTTctcattagaatattatttaattataaatgcatttacattttttttttgttttaagctaagttttaaaagaaaaaactattattttattttacatataatttttttcaatgttattaaataatttgtattattttttaggaaaTAGATTCAGTTTTAGGAGGCAAAGCAGCGTGGGAAAATGTAGATTCAATTGATGTAGTTTGTAATACATGTAATCATGGCAGAGCATACTTTTTACAAGTTCAAACTAGATCAGCAGATGAACCTATGACTGTTTTCTATAAATGCTGCAACTGTGGACATAGATGGCGAGAAtaattgacaaaataatatacatattattactttttttataatttagatttaagaaaaatacttaattaatatatgttataatatattaaaataaataacaaagagttcataattttaaaatcaaatttttattctataataattcttttatagttaaaagtttaaaacactaaataattgttgttttaatagCAACAatcaaaagaaaagaaaaaaattttatttacaaagaaAATGTACATCGGAGTGTCTACTTAAGagctataattattgtattcgtTCAAGCTGAGTGCAaaatatggaaataaaaataatcaaataagtaataactataaaaagtaACTTATGACAGctctacaattatatattcaaacaattaatttgatttaaaaataattataataaagggACTTCATACCAGTTTTtacatgtatatgttttaaaacacttatatttacatttatattcaaaataattattaaatagtaaatattatgttaatgtacttctataaaaaataacataattgtaCCGATCATaagtttactatattataatgatagagATAACAACCATTGTATAACATCTTCTAAGGAAATCAGTCTCACATTTTACTATGATCCTTGTGCATtgtcgaaaatattataaataccaacaATACGACAACATAGATTTAGCCCACTTTGGtgcttattatatttcattataaattaagttgttaaagctaaaatgaattaaacaaattaataagaatattaaaattaatatatttaaaataaatataagactaGAATGGTTTACACCACATGTCACGGTAATTTTAAAAGCCCTATAAGTACACTTGCATAGTGGCACAGAATTTTTCTGTACACACTGGGCATTCATTCATATCTGCCGCACATTTAACGCAGGCATATACATGTCTACAGGGTATAAACGCTTCTGCCATTTCTTCTTTATGACATACTTTGCATGTCATTGGATCTAATTGTTCTTCTAAACACTGTGATGAACTGCATGGTAACTCTTCGAGATCTGTACCTTTTTTATCATCCATTGATAAGTATACTCTCATTGCCCTGGTGAAAGGTTGCCTACATACAGCACACTGTTCAAGTGTTACAGCGCATTGAATACAGGCAATCACATGACCGCAAGGGATAAACGCTACTTTCATTTCTTCTTTATAACAAATCTTGCATAGCATAGAATCTGGCATTGTATTAGGGTCTCGCTTTTGAGAAAGATGGAGAATTTCATcagatgatattttaatttgacttaTGTCAGAAATTTCTGACTGATCAAGTTtcctataacaaaaaatttcattttatttaattttttaatgtattgattcATTAacagattaataattttataaaacagtgcttgaaaaaaaaaatataaaaactttcgTTTGGTGTAttcatgttaaattaattatagacaTGCAATGAAACTATATttcatagattttttaaaatgattaataaatacaatttgagtGTATTGAAAACTAAGTAATTAACTACAAATACacgaaaaatatgaaattcaaGGTAGAATACCTCCGTTTACGATCTTGACAGACAATGTGAAtcctgattaaaaaaaaataaaataaaatgtaactaatatcgtaataatattaaagttgttatgaaatatattcatGAGCTTCaatgacttaaaataaacgattaactagatttaaatttctacttgtcaaatttaatgaataaaaagttttgaagatttattgatataaaaaaatgttttacttagTTAATAAACACATACCTTTTTGTCGAATTCACTTTcagattattttcaaaaaaggtCATATCCTTATGTTCAGCAAAAAAGTTGAATAAGGtctaaaagttaatattaaggTAAATTTCCAATTGCATCAAGggtgattaataaaattattaaattaccggAATGTTGAGTTTAGAGGTTTCAGTACACATCTCACTATTTGCTTGCTCAACGAATTTTAAGCCTTTACTTAATAACACATAACTACAAGTACATGACCACTTGGCATGTTCTGTCCATGGATCATCATCATCTTCCCAATCCTTAAGACCTTGACTGCAGTAGAAACATAACATCTGGTCATTTTGGCcattacctaaaaatattaaaacaatatgaatatgaaaaataaactcgtataatataatatgtattaacattttacctatataaaaaaatccagCTTCGCATAGAGTTTGAACATCTTGTTTCAACggtatcatacatttttcaaatgatttcAAGCGTGCTTCTAACAATGCATATTCTTTATGTGAAGGATTTTTCATTACTTGCAGAACACCCACAGCTTCTAAAATGTCTTGTGCtgtatttgacaaaatattagaCTTGACATCAGCAGGAGCAGAGCCAAATAGACCACACACATCATAACCagctaaaaaatacaattgatatatttaattatttcaagcaATGTGTAATAGTAGtgggataatatatttttattatctaacataatctgtatatttatatcttaaaaaaatgttcatatccttaaactttttttttattattattaaaataaaaactaatcaatCACACAATTTTACTAACCACATTATTCtcatttttaagtgttttattaagttttcttCGTAAAAATTGGTAAATTCTAAATAAGCCGTAagtctataatttattcagagcttgtttacagtaaaaatattaaaattcaatccTAATCTAGCTTTTAAcaataatgcaatttttaatttaattattagaaattattttttaataataattctttcattttatgaacattatttGGTCAtagttaatatgttataaaccacaaaatatttaaattctgggtcagataacaaaaatattaaatttagttattttatatttacctgaggaatcattaaaaaatggaCATTGTGGAGACTGACGTTTATGTTCAACAGTTGGATCATCACCAGGTTGCCAATAATCAAATTctttagaacaaaataaacatcTAACACGATCTTGTATacccaaataatataatccagCTTTGGCCATTTGGTTAggtgttataaattgtaatttccaCACTCCATCAAATGTTTTCAAGCGATTTTCATATGTACTCAAATCCCAAGAAGGTGTTTCATTAGACATTGACCTGGATATTGGCTCAAGTGAATTATCAGTAGATTCATTTGCAGGACTTGAAGTATTTAGAATGACTGGACACCCATTAGATATGTTAatgactttattattaattattagaatatttctaACTGTTACTGGGTTCGGTGCAGCTCTATGATTTGGAGATGGAGTCATCtgaaaagtaaataaacataaattaatctaaaattcaaaaataaagtatgtacttcattaaaaatacataattattgtaatatttaggaacttaacatacataaaacaactaaatattagaattacctaataatcaaataattcatgaaaaaaatgggTAATACAGTGTTTCAggaaattaatagttatatataactaaGTTAGGTAGTATATTATGCCAGTAGGCTAAGTATTTTATGAGaccaaatttcattttttttttttttattaatgtgatacaaaaaataaaaactaggcTAGTAAATcacaagattattttaaaaacactaattTACACAACTctgatataatgattaaaaaattatgaaaatttcaaacttaGAGTAATAGGACAAATAGGAAAGAATATTGCCTAcctagatttttttaattaataattcaataattcaccagttaaaacttaaaatatgtacctacttatatttataactaataaacatttgtgtctaatattaaatgaatcaacatcaacattttccctttcagttaaaattaatagccTGGTTGCTTGCCAAATGAAAATACAGTCGACTATCGTTAACTCGAACcttgataatttgaaattctCGATAtctcgaataataattattccccttcaaataacaataacacttaatgtttaaataatcttgttaacttgaaaattaatttgacaaatttagtactaaaaatagtttattaaggcgattatgtttcatttataacttttttagtaAAGCCTGACCATTAGTcaactaaatatttgtaacttaAGCCTTGGTAACTTCATATAGGTAACAGATTTCAGTTTAGTTTTATGTCATCTGTttgtttaatcatttattgtgtgtgtaacagtgtaaattgtaaatacagtGGTTATTATGGctcaaaaagaaaattaacaacattatcacttgcagaaaaataaactatcttaaaattatcgaaaaagacgaaaaaagaaaaaacctaaaatagcCAAAGATTTAGTAATTCCAACAAGTACATTgtctacaataattaaaaaaataaagatattatttaaaaaatctataatttaaaattaataaattaaatttttaactttatttaaacacggcaacttgaaaaaaaatgaagagttATCGAGAGTCAactgaataaatattgattaacccaataataacgaaaagtggttattataatattgtatgaaaaacatatagatatacatgagatttgtaattatttcttaagataaaaatttaagttataaatattttataaaaaattgattgacTTTTCCTTAGAGAATCACTAACATTTATGTCACAAAAACATTGAAACTATTTTAGAGGAAAAAAATGGGAATAATAATGTTTGGTTAAGATAAAGCTAagggaaaaattaaaatgaattatagtgaaatagttaaattgtatacagtttataagtaaaatactcggtaaaataatataagtatggtcattgattttataataactcgtTAACAATGGTCAAAGTGTATCtagtacattatacaatttaattaaaatcaggAACtaattttaggtaggtatttataaaagtacacatttttttaaagtaatagtaGTACCTagtgtttttttatcaactaaaaaataatacaattcaatttttataggtaaattataaaaaataaaaattgtaggtacaaatacaaaaaatttacagacacctacttttaaaataaacaatgcaGTATTAaagaatgaatttaaattattttactaaacaaaGACTGTTTGCACTTTTAATGACATGGCCaactcattaaaaattaatatgaatgaaaactagtaggtataatttattgtagacatattaaataattgctattttattatgagATACATGATAGTAacagtactattataatatgtcagtTTCAATATTCAGTGGGTAGGAATGCTTAATTTGTTTGTAACTAAAATATGATGCTTTATTtagttactttatatttataatgtaaaaagacCTTCAGTGCATATTGTTGATATTAACTATCACGATTCACGACCAATAGTAGTAgcacaataacaacaaaaaggAAACGATTCACTGGTCACAGCTGATATCATTAatcaatagtttattttttcataaatgccTGAACTGACAAAACAAGTTTTATGCGTTTGTCGCCTAAAACCAATTAGCCTAATCAAGTCCAAACGCACGGAAACACACCCAATctcataatagttatattgatttataagacAAAGAAATCGTGCCGACCACAAACAGGCCCGTCAATCGTGTCAAGACGATAAACGATCAACATTCGACAATGAACGATTGAAGACGCGAGAATGCGAGATCAGAAACGAACCTAAACCACTATCCGGGTACAATCGATCGTTAAAACCCttgtacacaaatattttaacaacatcgatatcatacaatattatgtataatgtatgaattaataatacaagatAAATTCATGACTATTCTAAGGTGGACCGGAAACGTAAACATCCGTTTCCGGTGTTAACACGGTGTGTGTCGCATCGAAAACCATGAACGCGTAATGATTAGAAAAAATCGGTAGTATACGGGCTACATGAAATGTCTACCCTTCCACCCACACCCTGCCCACGCGATAACCCGATCAGACACAGTCGCCGCCCGCGAGTTTGGAGGCCCCCGCCGGGTGTGTTGGAGAAGGTTACGTTGGACGAGGTGGCGGCGGAGACAACGTCCACATCACCATACGAGTGATACCAGATGGAACGCCTTttacggcggcggcgacggtggCCACGCAATAACCTtcacaaaaactatttattatgattgcgCAAATAGATATCAGCCGTTCTACGCGCACCCAAACGACGGCGAAACAAATAACAAGCACCGGTGCGATCGATGGCACCCCCAAAAGACAAaacggtgaaaaaaaaatggaaaccCATTGCATAAACAGaagagaaataaataaaatagatcacTCTACCTTGTGTGCTGCGTTAATCCAAAGTATTAGCCGGCGTTATGGCGTCGGACGAAAATATAGTGTTGAAGTTAGACGTGTGGCGACGAACGACGGGAAATCCGAACGAATGTCGACGGCGTCCCTTAGACAAGTCTTTTTCACAGATTTCGAAACTTTAGAATACCTCACAGCGCCGGAACGATGGCGGATAACGTTTTTTGCATTATTCACAGCTGTTAAGTTTTTCACAGATATGTCGCTCGATACGAGtgacaataacaacaacaccGACGGCGACGTCGGAGTGTCGGGAAGCGGGTGGGAAAAACTGGGAACGGAACTACAACGGGAGGGACATCGTAAACACACGGAGCTCAACGGTGACGGTGAGAAGTGGCTTACGCGATTTCAGCCGTACTGAAACAACGTTTAACGATCAACCGACGAACGGCGAGCCGAGAACCTTCGCCGCGCTGCCGTCGCAGTCGTGCCAGACCCCTCTACAATCGTCTGTCGACGAATAGGGAGCCAGAGAGCACGCGTCGGTCGATacataaaaccattaaaaccacgtcgaaaataataaaacgttttcATTTCGGTTTTTGGGTATACTGCCTTTGCCCTTTGTacacgtttttgaaaatagtaaCAACAAACAATATCCGTTTCAATGGCCTCGCTAGAATGacgaatgataaataataatattgtaacaacgTATCGTAGTtgcatttcaatataatattattattttttttttttttatcgcgaGCTCAGGATatcaacaacataataatacaatataactaattataaaaaagacaGTTCGTCGTCCACGTCCCTAAAATTCGCTAGCCCTTTTTACCGGCATTTCGTATTATAATCCTCCACAGTTTCCTTGTTCTCGTCTGTAATTTCCAATTTTGAAAACGGCCGTATTAATTTTCctcaatatttttgtgtacttcatacttgtttattataatatattttacggtGTAAATACCACCGCTAAGACGTGGTATTGCATGCAATAGATTTCCATACAAAAAACAACAGAATGATAAAAGCACGTGTTTATTGTCCCGATAAACACGAAATGTGTTTATGacaattctttatttaaatcaagatATAGCTGCAGTAAGCACTCGAATAAACCACAGATAAACATAATAGAGTAAAAACATAAGttcataacatatattattgtatgataatttttaattattacttatatattatattttgttataaataaaataatttcgaataatgtatatagattaCTACTAAATGGCAAACAGCCATTCAATACAAAACATtcgaattattttacaaaatgtataatattaaagtgtttTACCTTGAGATAATAGGATACCAACTTTAGCTACctcgtttatattttactcgtaCGGAGTAAAATGCTATATCGATCTCTTGAAATGTATGTTAAATGCAATTCTTGATTGTATACCGTCAATATcagatttaatgaaaatgtattaaaacaattttattccttaacaatacaatacattatgttCAATCGGTCGCCACTCGAAAACTAACCACTTATTTGAATCTGTTGGAATTTAATTAGttgaatgtttattaaatattaattaaatactgatAGTCTTGTTTATTtcctaaatcataataaaacattcaattgaaaaaatatgttatcttCAAAGTTATTCCAAAGGTTATTTCGAACTCATGActcatatcaaaaaaaaaaatactcgtaATCAAACATATTCATTCACTCCATTCTCAttgtgtgt
The DNA window shown above is from Aphis gossypii isolate Hap1 chromosome 2, ASM2018417v2, whole genome shotgun sequence and carries:
- the LOC114121048 gene encoding baculoviral IAP repeat-containing protein 7-B-like isoform X2, producing MTPSPNHRAAPNPVTVRNILIINNKVINISNGCPVILNTSSPANESTDNSLEPISRSMSNETPSWDLSTYENRLKTFDGVWKLQFITPNQMAKAGLYYLGIQDRVRCLFCSKEFDYWQPGDDPTVEHKRQSPQCPFFNDSSAGYDVCGLFGSAPADVKSNILSNTAQDILEAVGVLQVMKNPSHKEYALLEARLKSFEKCMIPLKQDVQTLCEAGFFYIGNGQNDQMLCFYCSQGLKDWEDDDDPWTEHAKWSCTCSYVLLSKGLKFVEQANSEMCTETSKLNIPTLFNFFAEHKDMTFFENNLKVNSTKRKLDQSEISDISQIKISSDEILHLSQKRDPNTMPDSMLCKICYKEEMKVAFIPCGHVIACIQCAVTLEQCAVCRQPFTRAMRVYLSMDDKKGTDLEELPCSSSQCLEEQLDPMTCKVCHKEEMAEAFIPCRHVYACVKCAADMNECPVCTEKFCATMQVYL
- the LOC114121048 gene encoding death-associated inhibitor of apoptosis 1-like isoform X1; translation: MTPSPNHRAAPNPVTVRNILIINNKVINISNGCPVILNTSSPANESTDNSLEPISRSMSNETPSWDLSTYENRLKTFDGVWKLQFITPNQMAKAGLYYLGIQDRVRCLFCSKEFDYWQPGDDPTVEHKRQSPQCPFFNDSSAGYDVCGLFGSAPADVKSNILSNTAQDILEAVGVLQVMKNPSHKEYALLEARLKSFEKCMIPLKQDVQTLCEAGFFYIGNGQNDQMLCFYCSQGLKDWEDDDDPWTEHAKWSCTCSYVLLSKGLKFVEQANSEMCTETSKLNIPTLFNFFAEHKDMTFFENNLKVNSTKRIHIVCQDRKRRKLDQSEISDISQIKISSDEILHLSQKRDPNTMPDSMLCKICYKEEMKVAFIPCGHVIACIQCAVTLEQCAVCRQPFTRAMRVYLSMDDKKGTDLEELPCSSSQCLEEQLDPMTCKVCHKEEMAEAFIPCRHVYACVKCAADMNECPVCTEKFCATMQVYL
- the LOC114121040 gene encoding DNA-directed RNA polymerase III subunit RPC10, with translation MSSKVVNESSMFYIDFCPNCSNILHLDEYMGEMRQKCQVCPYFSAIKNIMLASRSFYKLKEIDSVLGGKAAWENVDSIDVVCNTCNHGRAYFLQVQTRSADEPMTVFYKCCNCGHRWRE